The following are encoded together in the Gorilla gorilla gorilla isolate KB3781 chromosome 14, NHGRI_mGorGor1-v2.1_pri, whole genome shotgun sequence genome:
- the LOC129526082 gene encoding putative uncharacterized protein C5orf17 has translation MPEPPTPSMGSCAARASPTSAAPCCTEPSPIDRPRAEECGRAARDWHAAPPAALVRDPLGEASWAPESAGDVENLYV, from the coding sequence atgcctgagcctcccaccccctccatgggctcctgtgcggcccgagcctccccgacgagcgccgccccctgctgcACGGAGCCCAGTCCCATAGACCGCCCAAGGGCCGAGGAGTGTGGGCGTGCGGCGCGGGACTGGCacgcagctccacctgcagccctggtgcgggatccactcggtgaagccagctgggctcctgagtctgctggggacgtggagaacctttatgtctag